Proteins from a genomic interval of Microbacterium phyllosphaerae:
- the serA gene encoding phosphoglycerate dehydrogenase translates to MPKPVVLLAEVLSPATIEALGPDFDVRNVDGTDREALFASLADADAVLIRSATQIDEEALTHAPKLKVVARAGVGLDNVDIKAATTAGVMVVNAPTSNIVSAAELTVGHILSLARRIPAAHASLSAGQWKRSSFTGAELFEKTVGIVGLGRIGALVAARLAAFDMRVVAYDPYVTSARAQQLGVQLLTLDELVAESDFLTIHMPKTPETTGMIGAEQFKAMKPTAFVVNVARGGLIDEEALHAALVAGEIAGAGLDVFTSEPPAEGGTARPLLDLPNVVVTPHLGASTEEAQEKAGVSVARSVRLALGGDLVPDAVNVAGGVIDPYVRPGISLVEKLGQIFAALATSPLTSLDVEVHGELNDYDVSVLKLAALKGVFTNIVSETVSYVNAPLLADQRGIAVRLLKDDVSDEYRNVITLSGALSDGSQLSVSGTLTGPKQSEKLVAINDHALELPIEKHHVVMLYTDRPGIVAVYGQKFGEAGINIAGMQISRLGAGDQALSVLTLDSPVPDDLLDDLRGSIDADLFRQIEITEV, encoded by the coding sequence GTGCCGAAGCCCGTCGTGCTCCTCGCCGAAGTTCTCTCACCCGCCACGATCGAGGCCCTCGGCCCCGACTTCGACGTCCGCAACGTCGATGGCACCGATCGCGAGGCGCTGTTCGCATCGCTCGCCGATGCTGACGCGGTGCTCATCCGCTCCGCGACGCAGATCGACGAGGAGGCGCTCACCCACGCTCCGAAGCTGAAGGTCGTCGCCCGCGCGGGCGTCGGACTCGACAACGTCGACATCAAGGCCGCCACGACGGCCGGTGTCATGGTGGTCAACGCGCCGACGTCGAACATCGTCTCCGCCGCGGAGCTCACGGTCGGGCACATCCTCAGCCTCGCCCGTCGCATCCCCGCCGCGCACGCATCGCTCTCGGCGGGTCAGTGGAAGCGCAGCTCCTTCACGGGGGCCGAGCTCTTCGAGAAGACGGTCGGAATCGTGGGCCTCGGCCGGATCGGCGCGCTCGTCGCCGCTCGCCTCGCCGCGTTCGACATGCGTGTCGTCGCGTATGACCCCTACGTCACCTCGGCCCGCGCCCAGCAGCTGGGCGTCCAGCTCCTGACTCTCGACGAGCTCGTCGCCGAGTCCGACTTCCTCACGATCCACATGCCGAAGACGCCCGAGACCACGGGGATGATCGGCGCCGAGCAGTTCAAGGCCATGAAGCCGACGGCGTTCGTCGTCAACGTCGCTCGTGGCGGACTCATCGATGAGGAGGCGCTTCACGCCGCACTCGTCGCCGGCGAGATCGCCGGTGCGGGTCTCGACGTCTTCACCTCCGAGCCCCCGGCAGAGGGCGGCACGGCGCGTCCGCTGCTCGACCTTCCGAACGTCGTCGTCACCCCGCACCTCGGAGCCAGCACCGAGGAGGCCCAGGAGAAGGCCGGCGTGTCGGTCGCGCGCTCGGTGCGCCTCGCTCTCGGCGGAGACCTCGTGCCGGATGCCGTGAACGTCGCCGGAGGCGTGATCGATCCCTACGTTCGCCCCGGCATCTCGCTCGTCGAGAAGCTCGGCCAGATCTTCGCCGCTCTCGCGACGTCGCCGCTCACGAGCCTCGATGTCGAGGTGCACGGCGAGCTGAACGACTACGACGTCAGCGTGCTCAAGCTCGCTGCCCTCAAGGGCGTCTTCACGAACATCGTCAGCGAGACGGTCTCGTACGTCAACGCGCCGCTGCTCGCCGATCAGCGCGGGATCGCGGTCCGCCTGCTGAAGGATGACGTGAGCGACGAGTACCGCAACGTGATCACCCTCAGCGGCGCTCTCTCCGACGGCTCGCAGCTCTCGGTCTCCGGAACACTCACCGGCCCGAAGCAGTCCGAGAAGCTGGTCGCCATCAACGACCACGCGCTCGAGCTGCCGATCGAGAAGCACCACGTCGTGATGCTCTACACCGACCGCCCCGGAATCGTCGCCGTCTACGGTCAGAAGTTCGGAGAAGCGGGCATCAACATCGCCGGCATGCAGATCTCGCGTCTCGGCGCAGGAGACCAGGCGCTCAGCGTGCTCACGCTGGATTCGCCAGTGCCGGACGACCTGCTCGACGACCTGCGCGGCTCCATCGACGCGGACCTCTTCCGTCAGATCGAGATCACCGAGGTCTGA
- a CDS encoding TetR/AcrR family transcriptional regulator: protein MPRPPLARERVLDAFEAIVIEDGERAATLDATAKVAGVSKGGLLYHFGSKEDLAAGLIERLDALTTLDLDRMTTAEEGPVAYYVRTSVMEDDALDRVLIAATRLAQGGSAPAADALRRNRDRWEATIRPHVRDTASLDLVMLLSDGLYFNNSLDVHGPERLVPRSDELSDLIALVLRATAP, encoded by the coding sequence ATGCCCCGACCTCCCCTGGCGCGAGAACGCGTTCTCGACGCCTTCGAAGCGATCGTCATCGAAGACGGTGAACGCGCAGCCACGCTCGATGCGACGGCCAAGGTCGCCGGCGTCTCGAAGGGCGGGCTTCTGTACCACTTCGGCTCGAAAGAGGATCTGGCCGCCGGGCTGATCGAACGCCTCGACGCGCTCACGACCCTGGATCTCGACCGGATGACGACGGCCGAAGAAGGACCGGTGGCGTACTACGTGCGTACCTCCGTCATGGAGGACGATGCGTTGGATCGCGTTCTGATCGCCGCGACGCGACTCGCGCAGGGCGGCTCGGCGCCGGCAGCCGACGCGCTGCGCAGGAACCGGGACCGATGGGAGGCCACGATCCGCCCCCATGTGCGGGACACCGCGAGCCTGGACCTCGTGATGCTGCTGAGCGACGGGCTCTACTTCAACAACTCCCTCGACGTGCACGGGCCGGAACGACTGGTCCCCCGCAGCGACGAGCTCTCGGATCTGATCGCGCTGGTGCTGCGCGCGACCGCACCCTGA
- a CDS encoding MFS transporter, whose amino-acid sequence MTRTASIPTTETDAPRVGARGWAALVVLMLPVLLVSVDNTVLSFALPEISIALAPTGAEQLWIIDVYPLVLAGLLVTMGTLGDRFGRRRMLLIGATGFAAVSALAAFAPTAGLLIAARALLGFFGAMLMPSTLSLLRSIFQNRDQRRLAIAVWASAFSAGSALGPIVGGFLLEHFDWGSVFLIAVPVLIPLLIAAPLLVPESRDPNPGRIDIVSIVLSMAAMIPVVYAIKSLAVEGPSLTAGGWALLGIVMGYLFVRRQLHAEVPMLDMALFRRGSFSGAILVNLLSVVALVGFLYFVSQHLQLVLGLSPMTAGAALVPGMIAMIVAGLSVVPISRRVRPHILVPAGLVFSLAGYLLVAFTTSDHGVAPLIIAFVVLGIGIGAAETISNELILSSAPAEKAGAASAVSETAYELGAVLGTAVLGGLITAFYRGALVIPAGIPADAAHAAKETLAGAYTAAQELPAQLGDALWDAASAAFGSGVLVTSLIGAGLVVLAGLIAAVTLRKTPSH is encoded by the coding sequence ATGACCCGTACTGCGTCGATCCCGACGACAGAGACGGATGCTCCCCGCGTCGGAGCCCGAGGCTGGGCGGCGCTCGTCGTCCTCATGCTGCCGGTGCTCCTGGTGTCGGTGGACAACACGGTGCTGAGTTTCGCGCTCCCCGAGATCTCCATCGCGCTCGCGCCCACCGGCGCCGAGCAGCTGTGGATCATCGACGTCTACCCGCTCGTGCTGGCCGGACTCCTCGTGACCATGGGCACCCTCGGCGACCGCTTCGGACGTCGGCGGATGCTGCTGATCGGCGCGACGGGCTTCGCGGCGGTGTCGGCCCTGGCTGCCTTCGCGCCGACCGCCGGCCTGCTGATCGCCGCCCGTGCCCTCCTCGGCTTCTTCGGCGCGATGCTGATGCCGTCGACCCTGTCCCTCCTGCGTTCGATCTTCCAGAACCGGGATCAGCGTCGTCTCGCGATCGCCGTGTGGGCGTCCGCATTCTCGGCCGGATCCGCTCTCGGGCCGATCGTGGGCGGATTCCTGCTCGAACACTTCGACTGGGGCTCGGTGTTCCTGATCGCCGTCCCCGTGCTCATCCCGCTGCTCATCGCCGCGCCGCTGCTTGTGCCCGAGAGCCGTGACCCGAACCCCGGTCGCATCGACATCGTCAGCATCGTGCTGTCGATGGCCGCGATGATCCCCGTGGTGTACGCGATCAAGTCGCTCGCCGTCGAAGGACCGAGCCTCACCGCCGGCGGCTGGGCGCTGCTCGGCATCGTGATGGGCTACCTGTTCGTGCGGCGTCAGCTGCATGCCGAGGTGCCGATGCTCGACATGGCGCTGTTCCGCCGGGGCTCCTTCTCCGGTGCGATCCTGGTGAACCTTCTGAGCGTCGTCGCGCTCGTGGGCTTCCTCTACTTCGTGTCGCAGCACCTCCAACTGGTCCTCGGCCTCTCGCCGATGACCGCGGGGGCGGCGCTCGTGCCCGGGATGATCGCGATGATCGTGGCGGGACTCTCGGTCGTCCCGATCTCGCGTCGGGTGCGCCCGCACATCCTGGTGCCGGCAGGACTCGTCTTCTCCCTCGCCGGATACCTGCTCGTCGCGTTCACGACCTCCGATCACGGTGTCGCGCCACTGATCATCGCCTTCGTGGTGCTCGGAATCGGCATCGGTGCGGCCGAGACCATCTCGAACGAGCTGATCCTCTCGAGCGCGCCCGCCGAGAAGGCGGGAGCCGCGAGCGCGGTGTCCGAAACGGCCTACGAACTCGGCGCCGTCCTCGGCACCGCGGTGCTCGGTGGCCTGATCACGGCCTTCTATCGCGGGGCCCTGGTGATTCCGGCGGGTATTCCCGCGGATGCGGCGCACGCGGCGAAGGAGACCCTCGCCGGTGCCTACACCGCAGCGCAGGAGCTGCCGGCACAGCTCGGCGATGCACTGTGGGATGCGGCTTCCGCGGCCTTCGGCTCGGGCGTCCTGGTGACCTCGCTCATCGGTGCGGGCCTGGTCGTGCTGGCCGGACTCATCGCGGCCGTCACACTGCGCAAGACCCCCTCGCACTGA
- a CDS encoding 3-isopropylmalate dehydrogenase, which produces MSRVVKLAVIPGDGIGPEVVAEAEKVLDAVTASSDVTFDKTRFSLGAARYLETGDTLTDDDLKAISDHDAILLGAVGGTPGDPRLKDANIERGLLLKLRFMLDHYVNLRPSKLFAGAAGPLSDPGDIDFVVVREGTEGPYVGNGGAIRKGTPHEVANETSVNTAFGVERVVRYAFDLAERRSKKVTLVHKTNVLVHAGAIWQRIVNEVSAEHPDVAVDYLHVDAATIFLVTDPSRFDVIVTDNLFGDILTDLAGAVTGGIGLAASGNINPDGAFPSMFEPVHGSAPDIAGQQKADPTAAILSVALLLDHLGLTGEAARVSAAVESDIASRTGARSTAEVGSAITALL; this is translated from the coding sequence ATGTCGCGTGTCGTGAAGCTGGCCGTCATCCCCGGTGACGGAATCGGCCCCGAGGTCGTCGCCGAAGCGGAGAAGGTCCTGGATGCGGTCACCGCGTCGAGCGACGTGACGTTCGACAAGACCCGCTTCTCGCTCGGTGCCGCGCGGTACCTCGAGACGGGCGACACGCTGACGGATGACGACCTGAAGGCGATCTCCGACCACGACGCGATCCTGCTCGGTGCCGTGGGCGGGACCCCTGGGGACCCCCGTCTCAAGGACGCGAACATCGAGCGCGGGCTGCTGCTCAAGCTCCGCTTCATGCTCGACCACTACGTGAACCTGCGTCCGTCGAAGCTCTTCGCCGGTGCCGCGGGTCCTCTGTCCGACCCGGGCGACATCGACTTCGTGGTCGTCCGCGAGGGCACGGAGGGGCCTTATGTCGGCAACGGCGGTGCGATCCGCAAGGGCACACCGCATGAGGTCGCGAACGAGACCTCGGTGAATACGGCGTTCGGCGTCGAGCGCGTCGTGCGCTACGCCTTCGACCTGGCCGAGCGTCGCAGCAAGAAGGTCACGCTCGTGCACAAGACCAACGTGCTGGTGCACGCCGGCGCGATCTGGCAGCGCATCGTGAACGAGGTCTCTGCCGAGCACCCGGACGTCGCCGTGGACTACCTGCACGTCGATGCCGCGACGATCTTCCTGGTCACCGACCCCTCCCGTTTCGACGTGATCGTCACCGACAACCTCTTCGGCGACATCCTCACCGACCTCGCGGGCGCGGTCACCGGCGGCATCGGACTCGCGGCCTCGGGGAACATCAACCCCGACGGCGCGTTCCCCTCGATGTTCGAGCCGGTCCATGGATCCGCGCCCGACATCGCGGGACAGCAGAAGGCCGACCCCACCGCCGCGATCCTCTCGGTCGCGCTGCTGCTCGACCACCTCGGACTCACCGGAGAGGCCGCTCGCGTGAGCGCCGCCGTCGAGTCCGACATCGCGTCCCGCACAGGGGCGCGCAGCACCGCGGAGGTCGGCTCCGCGATCACCGCTCTGCTCTGA
- a CDS encoding branched-chain amino acid aminotransferase codes for MTTIDAETAVAPLEFAVTKNLTAATPGRVAEVHENPGFGVVFTDHMVDICWSTKGGWHRPRVQPYGPIPLDPAASVLHYAQEIFEGIKAYRHADGSIHTFRPDRNAARLQASARRLALPELPTEYFIQSLREIIAVDGRWVPSGEDQSLYLRPFMFAKEAFLGVRAAQKVAYYVIASPAGAYFSGGVKPVRIWLSEDYARAGKGGTGKAKTGGNYASSLLAQSEASSKGCDQVVFLNEERNVEELGGMNVVFVFKDGRVVTPESDSILEGITRDSLLQLAEDRGYTVEKRPISIDEWRQGVASGDIVEVFACGTAAVVTPIGALVGEGFDEAQPLGELALSLREELTDIQYGRREDRHGWLLRLDA; via the coding sequence ATGACGACCATCGACGCCGAGACCGCCGTGGCTCCGCTGGAGTTCGCGGTGACCAAGAACCTGACCGCCGCGACACCCGGTCGGGTCGCCGAGGTGCACGAGAACCCCGGATTCGGCGTTGTCTTCACCGACCACATGGTGGACATCTGCTGGTCCACGAAGGGCGGATGGCACCGTCCTCGCGTGCAGCCGTACGGACCGATCCCGCTCGACCCTGCCGCATCCGTTCTGCACTACGCCCAGGAGATCTTCGAAGGCATCAAGGCCTACCGCCACGCCGACGGCTCGATCCACACCTTCCGTCCCGACCGCAACGCGGCGCGTCTGCAGGCCAGCGCCCGCCGACTCGCACTGCCCGAGCTGCCGACGGAGTACTTCATCCAGTCGCTGCGCGAGATCATCGCCGTCGATGGCCGCTGGGTCCCGTCCGGCGAGGACCAGAGCCTGTACCTGCGCCCCTTCATGTTCGCCAAGGAGGCCTTCCTCGGTGTGCGTGCGGCCCAGAAGGTCGCGTACTACGTGATCGCGAGCCCTGCGGGCGCCTACTTCAGCGGTGGCGTGAAGCCCGTGCGGATCTGGCTCTCCGAGGACTACGCGCGTGCGGGCAAGGGCGGCACCGGCAAGGCCAAGACCGGCGGCAACTACGCGTCGAGCCTGTTGGCGCAGAGCGAGGCCTCGTCGAAGGGATGCGACCAGGTCGTGTTCCTCAACGAGGAGCGCAACGTCGAGGAGCTCGGCGGCATGAACGTCGTCTTCGTGTTCAAGGACGGCCGCGTCGTGACTCCCGAGTCCGACAGCATCCTCGAGGGCATCACGCGCGACTCCCTGCTGCAGCTCGCCGAGGATCGCGGCTACACGGTCGAGAAGCGACCGATCTCGATCGACGAGTGGCGCCAGGGTGTGGCATCCGGCGACATCGTCGAGGTGTTCGCCTGCGGCACCGCCGCCGTCGTGACTCCGATCGGTGCCCTCGTCGGTGAGGGCTTCGACGAGGCGCAGCCCCTCGGCGAACTCGCCCTCTCTCTGCGCGAGGAGCTGACGGACATCCAGTACGGACGTCGCGAAGACAGGCACGGTTGGCTCCTGCGCCTCGACGCCTGA
- a CDS encoding fumarylacetoacetate hydrolase family protein produces the protein MKIARFSHDDAILFGIVDDTDLVVLSGDPLFAGYEPTGDRVPIADAVILAPVIPRSKIVCVGKNYHDHAAEMGGVAPEEPLLFLKPNTAVIGPGDAIVRPSISDQTEYEGELAVVIGKVAKNVTQADALDHVLGYTIANDVTARDLQRKDGQWSRAKGFDTFCPLGPTISTDFDPSVATIETRVNGEVRQKAPLTDMIHSVEAIIEHASAVFTLLPGDVILTGTPAGVGTFDAGDTVEVEITGLGILRNTVRDAVRAS, from the coding sequence ATGAAGATCGCCCGATTCAGCCATGACGACGCCATCCTCTTCGGGATCGTCGATGACACCGACCTCGTCGTCCTCTCGGGCGATCCGCTCTTCGCCGGATACGAGCCGACGGGCGATCGTGTGCCGATCGCGGACGCGGTGATCCTCGCGCCGGTGATCCCGCGCTCGAAGATCGTGTGCGTCGGTAAGAACTACCACGACCACGCGGCCGAGATGGGGGGAGTGGCTCCTGAGGAGCCGCTGCTGTTCCTCAAGCCGAACACCGCCGTGATCGGCCCCGGAGATGCGATCGTGCGCCCGTCGATCTCGGACCAGACCGAGTACGAGGGTGAGCTCGCCGTCGTCATCGGCAAGGTCGCCAAGAACGTCACCCAGGCGGATGCGCTCGACCATGTACTCGGCTACACCATCGCCAACGACGTCACCGCTCGCGACCTCCAGCGCAAGGACGGACAGTGGTCACGCGCGAAGGGGTTCGACACGTTCTGCCCCCTCGGGCCCACCATCAGCACGGATTTCGACCCGTCGGTCGCGACCATCGAGACCCGCGTGAACGGGGAGGTCCGCCAGAAGGCGCCGCTGACCGACATGATCCACTCCGTCGAGGCGATCATCGAGCACGCGTCGGCCGTGTTCACCCTGCTTCCCGGTGACGTCATCCTGACGGGCACCCCGGCGGGTGTCGGCACGTTCGACGCCGGCGACACAGTCGAGGTCGAGATCACCGGACTGGGGATCCTGCGCAACACCGTGCGCGACGCCGTGCGCGCATCATGA
- a CDS encoding MFS transporter translates to MTVVALTATQQAAVQRRTVLVLSLGQVLGGIAFGATVSLGALLAADLSGSDALSGLATASVTLGAALCAIPLARLASRVGRRRALTLGNLFALVGIAVVILAASLRVFPLLLVGILMIGAGNAGNLQSRFAATDLAAPQHRGRDLSIVVWATTIGGVAGPLLLGPGEIVGEAIGMPPQTGSYAFSFVAQCAALALYLVALRPDPLLAAQGLAKAAAAVPGRVAADRPVVARYAIFAIAGSHVVMASVMAMTPVHLAHMAHGSEGMAPTPADVSALVGITIALHVGGMYALSPLFGILADRWGRLRVVLLGQVLLGGALAFAVFVNDQEWGVMVALILLGLGWSAATVAGAALLTESSAPEVRTRRQGRSDSLMSLSAAAGAVMAGVILSNFQYAGLGIAASVLVIAIVVLSPLGRSATR, encoded by the coding sequence ATGACCGTCGTCGCTCTGACGGCGACCCAGCAGGCAGCCGTTCAGCGACGCACGGTGCTGGTGCTGTCACTCGGACAGGTGCTCGGTGGGATCGCCTTCGGAGCGACGGTGTCACTCGGCGCTCTGCTCGCCGCCGATCTCTCGGGGAGCGACGCGCTCTCCGGTCTCGCCACGGCATCGGTCACCCTGGGGGCCGCGTTGTGCGCGATCCCGCTCGCTCGCCTGGCCTCGAGGGTCGGCAGGCGTCGTGCACTGACTCTGGGCAATCTGTTCGCACTCGTCGGCATCGCCGTGGTGATCCTGGCCGCGTCGCTGCGGGTGTTCCCCCTGTTGCTCGTCGGTATCCTCATGATCGGTGCGGGCAATGCCGGCAACCTCCAGTCGCGGTTCGCCGCCACCGATCTCGCCGCCCCGCAGCACCGCGGGCGCGATCTCTCGATCGTCGTGTGGGCGACCACGATCGGCGGCGTGGCCGGTCCGCTCCTGCTCGGGCCGGGAGAGATCGTCGGCGAGGCCATCGGCATGCCCCCGCAGACCGGCTCGTACGCGTTCTCCTTCGTCGCCCAGTGCGCGGCGCTCGCTCTGTACCTCGTCGCGCTGCGACCCGATCCTCTGCTCGCGGCCCAGGGACTCGCCAAGGCTGCGGCGGCGGTGCCCGGGCGGGTGGCGGCCGATCGTCCGGTCGTCGCCCGATACGCGATCTTCGCGATCGCAGGGTCACACGTCGTGATGGCATCCGTCATGGCGATGACGCCCGTGCACCTCGCCCACATGGCGCACGGCAGCGAAGGCATGGCACCGACGCCTGCCGATGTCTCCGCCCTGGTCGGAATCACGATCGCGCTGCACGTCGGTGGGATGTACGCGCTGTCGCCGCTCTTCGGCATCCTGGCCGATCGCTGGGGACGGCTTCGGGTGGTGCTGCTCGGTCAGGTGCTGCTGGGCGGGGCGCTCGCCTTCGCCGTGTTCGTGAACGATCAGGAGTGGGGTGTGATGGTCGCGCTCATCCTGCTCGGGCTCGGCTGGAGCGCCGCGACGGTCGCCGGGGCGGCATTGCTCACCGAATCGAGTGCACCCGAGGTCCGCACTCGACGGCAGGGCAGGAGCGATTCGCTGATGAGCCTGTCGGCTGCGGCCGGGGCTGTGATGGCCGGGGTGATCCTCTCGAACTTCCAGTACGCGGGGCTCGGCATCGCCGCATCCGTGCTCGTGATCGCGATCGTCGTGCTCTCGCCCCTCGGACGTTCCGCGACACGATGA
- a CDS encoding class I SAM-dependent methyltransferase gives MKDWAGTGRAYADSYASLCVGTAAFLLDELGEARGRTLLDVGSGTGSLSAAFAGAGWSVTGCEPESTMREIASREHAGIPVVDGALPQLPFQERAFDAVVANFVLNHVADPRIAARDLSRVSADLVAATVWTNSPTWLWREVCDRAGLTPSAGDRLPPEKDFERTVDGFARMLDDAGWTGSRVSEVTWTWSAGVAALWASAEGGIGGAGQFYRALDSSERGAFRAAFDAVCSQRTVDGRVPLEHSAAMAIRSRR, from the coding sequence ATGAAGGACTGGGCGGGTACGGGCCGCGCGTACGCCGATTCGTACGCCTCGCTGTGCGTCGGGACCGCTGCCTTCCTGCTCGACGAGCTCGGGGAAGCGCGTGGGCGCACCCTGCTCGATGTGGGCTCGGGCACCGGATCGCTCTCCGCGGCGTTCGCCGGCGCCGGCTGGAGCGTCACCGGATGCGAGCCGGAGTCGACGATGAGGGAGATCGCGTCGCGAGAGCACGCCGGGATCCCCGTGGTCGACGGGGCACTGCCGCAGCTGCCTTTCCAGGAAAGGGCCTTCGATGCGGTCGTCGCCAACTTCGTGCTGAACCACGTCGCCGATCCGCGGATCGCGGCACGGGATCTCTCGCGAGTGTCGGCCGACCTGGTCGCGGCGACCGTCTGGACGAACTCGCCGACGTGGCTGTGGCGCGAAGTCTGCGACCGCGCGGGGCTCACGCCGTCGGCGGGGGACCGGCTGCCCCCGGAGAAGGACTTCGAGCGGACGGTCGACGGCTTCGCGCGGATGCTGGACGACGCGGGCTGGACGGGCTCTCGGGTGTCGGAGGTCACCTGGACCTGGTCTGCCGGAGTCGCCGCGCTGTGGGCGTCCGCAGAAGGGGGGATCGGGGGAGCCGGGCAGTTCTACCGTGCGCTGGACAGCTCGGAACGCGGTGCTTTCCGCGCGGCCTTCGACGCGGTGTGCTCCCAGCGGACCGTCGACGGTCGTGTTCCGCTGGAGCACTCTGCGGCGATGGCGATCCGCTCGCGCCGCTGA
- a CDS encoding acyl-CoA dehydrogenase family protein: MTLTNAVTTGLEDRWQDAARPQTSAGWLARAQEVADILAADAVERDRANATPHAEVRQLKESGLVTLLGPRIHGGAGESWDTAYKVIRTVARGDGSIGQLLGYHYLWAWAARLVATDDQIASVEELYTTNDFLFGGAVNPRDSDLVIREDGDDLIFSGRKSFSTGGQVSDLTVLEGILEGTDTHVFAIVPTAQEGIVFADDWDNLGQRLTESGSVEIRDVRVPWASAAGFVDKEFQPLTYNTLNVPAIQLVFANFYLGIAQGALETASAYTRTTTRPWPYGGDDKHHATDEWYLLEGYGELASKLWADEALLDAVGAEISGVLHAPREDLTARRRGEIAVRIAAGKLRIVDDGLEVATKVYELTGARASANTVGLDIFWRNLRTHSLHDPIAYKKREVGTFVLKNEVPEPTWYT; this comes from the coding sequence GTGACACTCACGAATGCAGTGACGACGGGTCTCGAGGACCGATGGCAGGACGCCGCAAGACCACAGACCAGCGCAGGCTGGCTCGCCCGCGCACAGGAGGTGGCAGACATCCTCGCGGCGGATGCCGTCGAGCGCGATCGGGCGAACGCGACGCCACACGCCGAAGTCCGGCAGTTGAAGGAATCCGGACTGGTGACGCTGCTGGGCCCCCGTATCCACGGCGGCGCGGGCGAGAGCTGGGACACGGCGTACAAGGTGATCCGCACCGTCGCCAGGGGCGACGGATCGATCGGCCAGCTGCTCGGCTACCACTACCTCTGGGCGTGGGCCGCGCGGCTCGTCGCCACCGACGATCAGATCGCCTCCGTCGAGGAGCTCTACACGACGAACGACTTCCTCTTCGGAGGGGCTGTCAACCCCCGGGACTCCGACCTCGTCATCCGAGAAGACGGCGACGATCTGATCTTCTCAGGGCGTAAATCCTTCTCCACCGGCGGGCAGGTCTCGGACCTCACCGTTCTCGAAGGCATCCTCGAGGGCACTGACACACACGTCTTCGCAATCGTCCCGACCGCGCAGGAGGGGATCGTCTTCGCAGACGACTGGGACAACCTGGGGCAGCGACTCACAGAGTCCGGCTCCGTCGAGATCCGAGACGTACGCGTTCCCTGGGCCTCCGCTGCGGGATTCGTCGACAAGGAGTTCCAGCCGCTCACCTACAACACGCTGAACGTCCCGGCGATCCAGCTCGTGTTCGCAAACTTCTATCTCGGCATCGCGCAGGGTGCGCTCGAGACGGCGTCCGCGTACACGCGCACCACGACCCGCCCCTGGCCGTACGGCGGAGACGACAAGCATCACGCCACGGACGAGTGGTACCTGCTCGAGGGCTACGGCGAGCTCGCGTCGAAGCTGTGGGCCGACGAGGCCCTGCTGGATGCCGTGGGTGCGGAGATCAGTGGCGTGCTGCATGCACCCCGAGAGGATCTCACGGCGCGCCGTCGCGGTGAGATCGCTGTCCGGATCGCGGCGGGGAAGCTCCGGATCGTCGACGACGGTCTGGAGGTCGCCACGAAGGTCTACGAGCTCACTGGAGCACGTGCGTCTGCGAACACGGTCGGACTGGACATCTTCTGGCGCAATCTGCGAACGCACAGCCTCCATGATCCGATCGCGTACAAGAAGCGCGAGGTCGGGACGTTCGTGTTGAAGAACGAAGTGCCCGAGCCGACCTGGTACACCTGA